A single genomic interval of halophilic archaeon DL31 harbors:
- a CDS encoding transposase IS66 (PFAM: Transposase, IS66~KEGG: hsl:OE5260F transposase (ISH10)), with product MVSEQRRPSRLPCCRRCEVGVVNGTDLTKDELLSRFLQMEEKIDELEEKLDQKNERIEEQHEQIEEQQERIEELETRLRKYENPHTPPSKRRSGTDESPTEQDDEDDDIRTDGGTPGRKDGHDPEWRSTADPDEEVEVTCDSCPECGEGFDESEGVSPRLVEELPDPQPPELTQYNRHCYQCHSCGTETVASHPDCPDEGQFGVNVIAQAALSRYDHRLPYRKIADRFEQLHGLELSGASAWHATERAARAGRCEYEQIRRRIQHADVVHIDETGIKRDGEQAWMWTFRTEKHTLYAVRESRGSDVPVEVLGEDFAGTVICDGWTAYPAFSEELQRCWAHILREAEDAAEKQVEGEPIYRALRQLYVALQIRLESDLTVREREELQRVARRELESLIERSVPDGPVATLLGKIEGGLDHWLTFVGEPAVSPTNNAAESALREPVVLRKIIGTLRNDRGMFVHETILSLLATWRQQGRNPYEELRRVVSSNEMISRAHAVPAVETSG from the coding sequence ATGGTCTCCGAGCAGCGGAGACCATCCCGACTGCCCTGCTGTCGTCGCTGTGAGGTGGGAGTCGTGAACGGGACCGATCTCACCAAGGACGAACTTCTCTCACGGTTTCTCCAGATGGAGGAGAAAATTGACGAACTGGAAGAGAAACTCGATCAGAAGAACGAGCGGATCGAAGAGCAGCACGAGCAGATTGAGGAACAGCAAGAACGGATCGAAGAACTCGAAACACGTCTTCGCAAATACGAAAACCCGCACACACCGCCCAGTAAGCGACGGTCGGGGACCGACGAGTCTCCGACCGAGCAGGACGACGAAGACGATGATATCCGAACTGATGGCGGCACTCCCGGTCGGAAGGACGGTCACGACCCAGAGTGGCGTTCTACAGCTGATCCCGACGAAGAAGTCGAGGTCACCTGTGACTCTTGTCCTGAGTGTGGCGAAGGGTTCGACGAGTCGGAGGGCGTCAGCCCCCGACTCGTCGAGGAACTCCCGGATCCACAGCCTCCAGAACTCACCCAGTACAACCGCCACTGCTACCAGTGTCACTCCTGTGGGACAGAGACTGTCGCTTCACACCCCGACTGCCCCGACGAGGGGCAGTTCGGGGTGAACGTCATCGCCCAAGCCGCTCTTTCCAGATACGATCACCGCCTCCCCTACCGGAAGATCGCCGACCGGTTCGAGCAACTGCATGGCCTCGAACTCTCAGGTGCATCCGCGTGGCACGCGACCGAGCGCGCTGCGCGCGCCGGTCGCTGTGAATACGAACAGATCCGCCGACGGATTCAGCACGCTGACGTTGTTCACATCGACGAGACGGGAATCAAACGCGACGGCGAACAGGCGTGGATGTGGACGTTCAGGACGGAAAAGCACACGCTGTACGCGGTCAGAGAGAGTCGCGGAAGCGATGTTCCCGTAGAAGTCCTCGGCGAGGACTTCGCGGGAACGGTCATCTGTGATGGGTGGACGGCGTATCCCGCCTTCAGCGAGGAGCTTCAGCGGTGTTGGGCACATATTCTCCGGGAGGCTGAAGACGCCGCTGAAAAACAGGTAGAAGGCGAACCGATCTACCGTGCTCTCAGACAGTTGTACGTCGCTCTCCAGATCCGACTGGAGAGCGACTTGACAGTGCGCGAGCGGGAAGAATTACAGCGTGTGGCACGGAGAGAGCTTGAATCCCTGATTGAGCGGTCAGTTCCCGACGGACCAGTGGCAACACTGCTCGGGAAGATCGAAGGAGGCCTCGACCACTGGCTCACCTTCGTCGGTGAGCCAGCGGTCTCCCCGACGAACAACGCCGCAGAGAGCGCTCTTCGTGAACCGGTGGTTCTCCGGAAGATCATCGGGACACTCCGGAATGATCGAGGAATGTTCGTTCACGAGACGATCTTGTCCCTGCTGGCGACGTGGCGCCAGCAGGGACGCAATCCCTACGAAGAGCTTCGTCGAGTCGTCAGCAGCAACGAGATGATCTCACGGGCTCACGCTGTGCCGGCTGTCGAGACCTCGGGGTAA
- a CDS encoding Conserved hypothetical protein CHP03172 (TIGRFAM: Conserved hypothetical protein CHP03172~KEGG: hje:HacjB3_08430 anaerobic dehydrogenase cluster protein), whose protein sequence is MTQLASALQADGLVCLVGAGGKKTTIYALAAQADRAIVTATVRIPIFDPHVADVVVTEDPIGELMLRETWPLGLVPEQEFEDRYAGYDPDTVTDLARAHDGPVFVKADGARMREFKAPAANEPQIPETADTVIPVASAHIVGEPLDEELVHRPERVAALTGVDVGSDVTPEMVGTVLAHPDGGLRGVPHDTTAIPLINKVDDEEDEQVARKIAEATLEQADRSVVPRVVLARMADAELVDALE, encoded by the coding sequence ATGACCCAACTCGCATCCGCCTTACAGGCCGATGGTCTCGTCTGTCTGGTCGGCGCCGGCGGCAAGAAGACGACCATCTACGCACTCGCAGCACAGGCCGACCGAGCTATCGTCACTGCAACTGTGCGAATCCCGATTTTCGACCCGCACGTCGCCGACGTCGTGGTCACCGAGGACCCAATTGGGGAACTGATGCTGCGGGAGACGTGGCCACTGGGACTCGTCCCCGAACAGGAGTTCGAAGACCGCTACGCGGGGTACGACCCCGACACCGTTACAGACCTCGCGCGGGCTCACGACGGCCCGGTGTTCGTCAAAGCCGACGGGGCGCGCATGCGGGAGTTCAAGGCACCCGCAGCGAACGAACCCCAAATCCCCGAGACGGCGGATACGGTGATTCCGGTCGCCAGCGCCCACATCGTCGGTGAGCCGTTGGACGAGGAGCTGGTCCACCGGCCGGAACGCGTCGCCGCGCTCACTGGTGTCGACGTTGGTTCGGACGTAACCCCCGAAATGGTCGGGACGGTGCTGGCCCACCCGGACGGTGGACTGCGGGGGGTTCCACACGACACGACGGCGATTCCGCTAATCAACAAGGTCGACGACGAGGAAGACGAGCAGGTCGCCCGAAAAATCGCCGAAGCGACGCTCGAGCAGGCCGACCGCTCGGTGGTCCCGCGGGTCGTCCTTGCGAGGATGGCCGACGCCGAACTCGTCGACGCCCTCGAGTAG
- a CDS encoding polysaccharide deacetylase (PFAM: Polysaccharide deacetylase~KEGG: hje:HacjB3_16191 hypothetical protein): protein MLVFIASAPRILGMAHATVCLTADFDAVSPWLHAFDGDSPVNCSRGRFGADVGAPRLLDLFERHDVPATWFIPGHTIDSFPEPCERIVDDGHEVAHHGWSHTRPSDYESREDERADIVRGIESIEGLTGSAPEGYRSPSWDFSAHTVSLLSELGFEWSSSGMAREFEPYELTEEVAPHDGPYEVGDPVGITEVPVSWQRDDYPALAFSGNRAFSDEAAVFDHWRRQFDWMYEHVDGGIYVMTVHPQVIGRAPRTGMLGELIEHAAGKPGVEFARVGDMV, encoded by the coding sequence ATGCTCGTCTTTATCGCCTCGGCGCCCCGGATCCTCGGTATGGCTCATGCTACCGTCTGCCTGACCGCGGACTTCGACGCGGTCTCGCCGTGGCTCCACGCGTTCGACGGCGACTCGCCCGTCAACTGCTCCCGTGGCCGCTTTGGCGCCGATGTGGGCGCACCACGCTTGCTCGACCTGTTCGAGCGTCATGACGTTCCTGCGACGTGGTTCATTCCTGGTCACACCATCGACTCGTTCCCCGAACCCTGCGAGCGTATCGTCGACGACGGCCACGAGGTCGCCCACCACGGCTGGAGCCACACCCGGCCCAGCGACTACGAAAGCCGCGAGGACGAGCGCGCCGACATCGTCCGTGGCATCGAGAGCATCGAGGGACTCACCGGGTCAGCCCCCGAGGGCTACCGTTCGCCCTCCTGGGACTTCTCGGCCCACACCGTCTCGCTGCTCTCGGAACTCGGCTTCGAATGGTCATCGTCCGGAATGGCCCGAGAGTTCGAACCGTACGAACTCACTGAGGAGGTCGCACCCCACGACGGTCCCTATGAGGTGGGCGACCCGGTCGGCATCACCGAGGTTCCGGTCTCGTGGCAGCGCGACGACTACCCCGCGCTGGCGTTCTCGGGGAACCGCGCGTTCTCGGATGAGGCCGCGGTGTTCGACCACTGGCGGCGGCAGTTCGACTGGATGTACGAACACGTCGACGGCGGCATCTACGTGATGACGGTTCACCCGCAGGTCATCGGCCGCGCCCCACGCACCGGGATGCTTGGGGAACTCATCGAACATGCAGCGGGCAAGCCCGGCGTGGAGTTCGCCCGCGTCGGTGACATGGTCTGA
- a CDS encoding hypothetical protein (KEGG: hje:HacjB3_09275 hypothetical protein) yields MLEIAGQFVTSEVDPSVYELEDDRPKHDRKMEDDTTDLNVLNYALTLEHLENAFYRDGLENFSDSELMNADVLMDYGSGIREKVPGHLQLVGDHEAAHVSAITDTIEQLGGDPVQEANYDFGYSNASEFLGVAKALENTGVAAYAGAAGTVKADAVFNAAISIHSVEARHASFLNELNVVSPFPAGVDESMTMAEVTEIAGQFIVEE; encoded by the coding sequence GTGCTCGAGATCGCTGGGCAGTTCGTCACCAGTGAGGTCGACCCGAGTGTCTACGAGCTCGAAGATGACCGCCCCAAGCACGACCGGAAGATGGAGGACGACACCACCGACCTGAACGTCCTCAACTACGCGCTCACCCTGGAGCACCTCGAGAACGCCTTCTACCGTGACGGCCTCGAGAACTTCAGCGACTCCGAGCTGATGAACGCCGACGTCCTCATGGACTACGGCAGCGGCATCCGCGAGAAGGTGCCGGGCCACCTCCAACTCGTCGGCGACCACGAGGCCGCTCACGTGAGTGCCATCACCGACACCATCGAACAGCTCGGTGGCGACCCCGTGCAGGAGGCGAACTACGACTTCGGCTACAGCAACGCCTCGGAGTTCCTGGGTGTCGCGAAGGCCCTCGAGAACACCGGCGTCGCCGCCTACGCGGGCGCAGCTGGGACCGTGAAGGCCGACGCGGTGTTCAACGCCGCGATCAGCATCCACTCCGTTGAGGCACGCCACGCCAGCTTCCTGAACGAGCTCAACGTCGTGTCACCGTTCCCCGCAGGCGTCGACGAGTCGATGACGATGGCCGAGGTCACGGAGATCGCCGGCCAGTTCATCGTCGAGGAATAA
- a CDS encoding hypothetical protein (KEGG: hje:HacjB3_09270 hypothetical protein), whose amino-acid sequence MSVAIAQTDPQQLFTVAKVAVGLNVVLLAVLGWVWVRNYVDLRSKHTLGMLVFAALLFVENAFALYTYQFDSLLSGWFNTAVPAEAWTAMLLFHVLETVALAFLTWVTLD is encoded by the coding sequence ATGAGCGTCGCCATCGCCCAAACCGACCCGCAGCAGCTGTTCACGGTGGCGAAAGTGGCCGTCGGTCTCAACGTCGTCCTGCTGGCCGTGCTGGGGTGGGTCTGGGTCCGGAACTACGTCGACCTCCGCTCGAAGCACACGCTCGGGATGCTGGTGTTCGCGGCGCTCCTGTTCGTGGAGAACGCCTTCGCGCTCTACACCTACCAGTTCGACTCGCTGCTCTCGGGCTGGTTCAACACGGCTGTTCCCGCCGAAGCGTGGACGGCGATGCTGTTGTTCCACGTCCTCGAGACCGTGGCGCTGGCGTTCCTGACCTGGGTTACGCTGGACTGA
- a CDS encoding Proteasome endopeptidase complex (KEGG: hla:Hlac_2172 proteasome subunit alpha~PFAM: Proteasome, subunit alpha/beta; Proteasome, alpha-subunit, conserved site) codes for MRGNDQQAYDRGTSLFSPDGRIYQVEYAREAVSRGAPSVGVRTENAVVLAAKAQASSELMESESIEKIHKLDDHVGAASAGHVADARQLIDFARRMAQGNHLRFGEPVGVETLTKYITDHIQENTQLGGTRPYGAALLIGGIEGGADGDAGQPRLFSADPSGTPHEWKATIIGGGREQIQEVLEDGWSDDLSLDKGLDLVLSSLCEHDEELEADSLSVAAITAEGGYEQYETEEIAELLDAIETDTDDEEDEE; via the coding sequence ATGAGAGGAAACGACCAGCAGGCCTACGACCGCGGGACGTCGCTGTTCTCCCCGGACGGTCGCATCTACCAGGTGGAGTACGCCCGTGAGGCCGTCTCCCGTGGCGCGCCCAGCGTCGGCGTCCGAACCGAGAACGCCGTCGTGCTGGCCGCGAAGGCCCAGGCGAGCTCCGAGCTGATGGAGTCTGAGAGTATCGAGAAGATTCACAAGCTTGACGACCACGTGGGCGCCGCCTCAGCGGGCCACGTCGCCGACGCACGCCAGCTGATCGACTTCGCGCGCCGGATGGCCCAGGGGAACCACCTGCGCTTCGGCGAACCCGTCGGCGTCGAGACCCTGACGAAGTATATCACCGACCACATTCAGGAGAACACCCAGTTGGGTGGCACCCGGCCCTACGGCGCGGCACTGCTCATCGGTGGCATCGAGGGTGGCGCCGACGGCGACGCCGGCCAGCCCCGTCTGTTCAGCGCCGACCCCTCGGGGACGCCCCACGAGTGGAAGGCCACCATCATCGGCGGTGGCCGTGAGCAGATTCAAGAAGTGCTCGAGGACGGCTGGAGTGACGACCTCTCCCTCGACAAGGGGCTCGACCTCGTGCTTTCGAGCCTGTGCGAGCACGACGAAGAGCTCGAAGCCGACTCCCTCTCCGTGGCGGCGATCACCGCCGAGGGCGGCTACGAGCAGTACGAGACCGAGGAGATTGCGGAGTTGCTGGACGCGATCGAAACCGACACCGACGACGAAGAAGACGAAGAGTAA
- a CDS encoding amidohydrolase (PFAM: Amidohydrolase 1~KEGG: hla:Hlac_2646 amidohydrolase) — protein MHLLEGGQIADADGTLEADVAIENGHIGAVGDVPESDVDERTDVSGKFVVPGLIDTHVHLMMDGRPNAETVQGDTEAAYAYRTADNLRKALEAGVTTIRDLGAPASVAIDARKAVADGTIAGPRVQACGQNVTMTGGHGHWFGREADGPHEVRKAVREQLKKGADAVKCMATGGVLTTGAKTGAPELGPDELEALVDAAHAKDVPTAAHCHGTQGIKNAVLAGIDSVEHGTFMDAEAAELMVEEGTYWVPTISALKGIVENREAGIPGEAMAKADDATERMAVAWEHALEAGVDIAMGTDAGTPFNNHEDAAQELASMVEYGLSLEGALEAATVNAADLLGLDDTGMVEQGYRADLLVLPENPREEVLAWQSPEQVYAAGERVQ, from the coding sequence ATGCATCTCCTCGAAGGCGGGCAGATCGCTGATGCGGATGGCACCCTCGAAGCCGATGTGGCAATCGAAAACGGCCACATTGGGGCTGTCGGCGACGTCCCCGAAAGCGACGTGGACGAACGGACGGACGTGTCTGGGAAGTTCGTCGTGCCGGGCCTCATCGACACGCACGTCCACCTGATGATGGACGGGCGCCCGAACGCAGAGACAGTACAGGGCGACACCGAAGCAGCCTATGCTTACCGAACCGCCGACAATCTCCGGAAGGCGCTGGAAGCCGGCGTCACCACCATCCGGGACCTCGGCGCGCCTGCGAGCGTGGCTATCGACGCCCGCAAGGCCGTTGCCGACGGGACCATCGCCGGTCCTCGCGTGCAGGCGTGTGGCCAGAACGTCACGATGACCGGCGGGCACGGCCACTGGTTCGGCCGTGAGGCTGACGGCCCTCACGAAGTCCGGAAGGCAGTTCGCGAACAGCTGAAGAAGGGTGCGGACGCGGTCAAATGTATGGCCACGGGCGGCGTGCTCACCACGGGCGCAAAGACCGGTGCCCCGGAACTGGGCCCGGACGAACTCGAGGCGCTGGTCGACGCCGCCCACGCGAAAGACGTCCCGACGGCCGCTCACTGTCACGGCACGCAGGGTATCAAGAACGCCGTGCTGGCGGGTATCGACAGCGTCGAACATGGGACGTTCATGGACGCGGAGGCCGCCGAACTGATGGTCGAAGAGGGAACCTACTGGGTGCCGACCATCTCCGCACTGAAAGGCATCGTCGAGAACCGCGAGGCCGGCATCCCTGGGGAGGCGATGGCGAAAGCCGACGACGCCACAGAGCGGATGGCCGTCGCGTGGGAGCACGCGCTCGAAGCGGGCGTCGATATCGCGATGGGCACCGACGCGGGGACGCCGTTCAACAACCACGAGGACGCGGCCCAGGAGCTTGCGTCCATGGTCGAGTACGGACTCTCTCTTGAGGGCGCGCTGGAGGCGGCGACGGTCAACGCCGCAGACCTGCTGGGCCTGGACGACACCGGGATGGTGGAGCAAGGCTACCGCGCGGACCTGCTCGTGCTGCCAGAGAACCCTCGTGAGGAGGTGCTCGCGTGGCAGTCTCCCGAGCAGGTGTACGCCGCTGGTGAGCGCGTTCAGTAA
- a CDS encoding hypothetical protein (KEGG: hla:Hlac_1645 hypothetical protein) has translation MFPPNSDDDDSRQTRRKFIGTAAALSGVGLAGCSGSDSTPTETDEPMMTDTPTEEPTEEPTDTPTETATPKSPAPDVPILNYALTLEHLENAFYRDGLDEFSDDELMNADTLSKFDETVRMQVPDYLRTVGAHEKAHVDALSATIQDLNGEAVMEGEYDFGYNTPSEFLAIGEALEDTGVSAYAGAAPKVVNNDLLAVAAGIHSVEARHAAFL, from the coding sequence ATGTTCCCCCCGAATTCCGACGACGACGATTCGCGACAGACCCGACGTAAGTTCATCGGCACCGCGGCAGCGCTCTCAGGAGTCGGCCTGGCCGGCTGTTCCGGCAGCGATTCGACGCCGACGGAAACCGACGAGCCGATGATGACCGATACGCCGACCGAGGAGCCGACCGAGGAGCCGACTGACACGCCGACCGAGACGGCGACGCCCAAGTCCCCGGCACCGGACGTCCCCATCCTGAACTACGCGCTCACGCTGGAGCACCTCGAGAACGCGTTCTACCGCGACGGCCTCGATGAGTTCAGCGACGACGAGCTGATGAACGCCGATACGCTCTCGAAGTTCGACGAGACCGTCCGGATGCAGGTGCCCGACTACCTGCGGACCGTCGGCGCTCACGAGAAGGCCCACGTCGACGCGCTCTCGGCAACCATTCAGGACCTCAACGGCGAGGCAGTGATGGAAGGCGAGTATGACTTCGGCTACAACACGCCCTCGGAGTTCCTCGCCATCGGTGAGGCACTCGAGGACACCGGCGTCTCCGCCTACGCGGGCGCCGCGCCGAAAGTCGTCAACAACGACCTGTTGGCCGTGGCCGCGGGTATCCACTCTGTGGAAGCCCGCCACGCTGCGTTCCTGTGA
- a CDS encoding hypothetical protein (manually curated~KEGG: hbo:Hbor_15810 hypothetical protein) → MASSIYLASMALMALFLLAIVGAIVGRDWKAYTPTLQSEGSPLSSAANDESVWVLVFVVTALALGGGATLFVSGDSYSASLVTAGGIVVVVALALAFLFYLFYGTYSAAKARGFQRAAAVMAGSWILGLLVISGITAKLLLG, encoded by the coding sequence ATGGCATCATCGATATATCTCGCGAGCATGGCGTTGATGGCTCTGTTCCTGCTCGCCATCGTTGGCGCAATCGTGGGCCGGGACTGGAAAGCGTACACGCCGACCCTCCAGTCGGAGGGCTCGCCACTGTCGTCGGCTGCAAACGACGAATCGGTATGGGTACTCGTGTTCGTCGTCACCGCGCTCGCGCTCGGTGGCGGTGCGACCCTCTTCGTCAGCGGCGACTCCTACTCGGCCTCGCTGGTCACTGCCGGGGGAATCGTCGTCGTCGTCGCACTGGCGCTTGCGTTCCTGTTCTATCTCTTCTACGGCACGTACAGTGCCGCGAAGGCTCGCGGCTTCCAGCGCGCGGCCGCAGTGATGGCCGGGTCGTGGATCCTCGGCCTCCTCGTCATCAGCGGGATCACGGCGAAACTGCTGCTGGGCTGA
- a CDS encoding NADH dehydrogenase (quinone) (KEGG: htu:Htur_4745 respiratory-chain NADH dehydrogenase domain 51 kDa subunit~PFAM: NADH:ubiquinone oxidoreductase, 51kDa subunit; Soluble ligand binding domain; NADH ubiquinone oxidoreductase, F subunit, iron sulphur binding) → MIDRAEPTLRVAGDPTLANVAGRKSLPAGRRESQILADTVDTPVVTTGTTGYPGIEPLVVATQDGESRFLPNATVADLREAAAAVDIDTLPDGEWSAEHDPNPTTLPIPDSGPLAVGTRTASARCGWADPGDAAAYREWGTVAAEPDPLERVRDAGLLGRGRTDDFADEPIVEAWETARSAEGEPVVIVNANEADDAVAGDELLLGSDPFAVLDGALAAAAAVDAPDLVVYVGASQQHLAERAETAGAALVEEFSDPPRVQVAAGPDRFAAAEATMAIESLAGKERIEARRRPPGPAEHGLYGRPTLVHSARTFAHVRALLAGAELGGATSDPGTRLITVSGNVAAPATVELPTDTTLSTAFGAVERDAGDAKAYRIGGRFGGVSARADHSVAADALAAAGLGTAGGVERFADDDCLLALVGKVAAFAEADNCGRCVPCREGSDQLAGLLRDIYQGEYDAGGIRELARVIQNTSLCAFGREAARPVLTTLDGFESEVAAHAEGRCPAGTCEVDT, encoded by the coding sequence ATGATCGACCGTGCCGAGCCCACCCTCCGGGTCGCTGGTGACCCGACCCTCGCCAACGTCGCAGGAAGGAAGAGCCTTCCTGCTGGCAGACGAGAGTCACAGATTCTCGCCGACACCGTCGATACGCCAGTGGTCACGACCGGCACCACCGGCTATCCCGGTATCGAACCCCTCGTGGTCGCCACTCAGGACGGAGAGTCGCGCTTCCTCCCCAACGCGACCGTGGCGGACCTTCGAGAGGCCGCAGCGGCTGTGGACATCGACACGCTCCCAGACGGAGAGTGGAGCGCCGAACACGACCCCAACCCGACGACGTTGCCAATTCCCGATTCAGGACCGCTCGCCGTCGGGACTCGCACAGCCAGCGCGCGCTGTGGCTGGGCCGACCCGGGTGATGCAGCTGCCTACAGGGAGTGGGGGACCGTCGCCGCGGAGCCAGACCCGCTCGAACGCGTCCGCGACGCAGGCCTCCTCGGCCGCGGGCGTACGGACGATTTCGCTGACGAACCGATTGTCGAAGCGTGGGAGACCGCTCGCAGCGCAGAGGGTGAACCGGTCGTCATCGTCAACGCAAACGAGGCTGACGACGCCGTCGCCGGCGACGAACTACTGCTCGGGAGCGACCCCTTCGCCGTGCTCGACGGTGCGCTTGCGGCCGCAGCGGCTGTCGACGCGCCGGACCTCGTCGTTTACGTGGGCGCAAGCCAGCAGCACCTTGCCGAGCGAGCCGAGACCGCTGGCGCAGCGTTGGTCGAGGAATTCTCGGACCCACCGCGGGTACAGGTCGCCGCGGGACCGGACCGGTTTGCCGCTGCCGAGGCCACGATGGCCATCGAAAGCCTCGCCGGCAAGGAACGAATCGAGGCGCGCCGGCGCCCGCCCGGCCCGGCGGAGCACGGCCTCTACGGCCGCCCGACGCTGGTTCACTCTGCCCGAACGTTCGCACACGTGCGGGCGCTGCTCGCGGGAGCAGAACTGGGCGGTGCGACGTCGGACCCCGGAACCCGGCTCATCACTGTCTCTGGCAACGTCGCCGCGCCCGCGACAGTCGAACTCCCGACCGATACGACCCTTTCGACCGCGTTTGGGGCGGTCGAGCGAGACGCCGGAGATGCGAAGGCGTACCGCATCGGCGGGCGATTCGGTGGAGTTTCGGCTCGCGCAGATCACTCGGTGGCTGCCGACGCGCTCGCAGCGGCCGGCCTCGGAACCGCTGGTGGCGTCGAACGCTTCGCGGACGACGACTGTCTGCTCGCACTGGTCGGGAAGGTGGCCGCGTTCGCTGAAGCGGACAACTGCGGCCGCTGTGTCCCCTGCCGGGAAGGCTCCGACCAGTTGGCCGGCCTCCTCCGCGACATCTACCAGGGAGAGTACGACGCCGGCGGCATCCGTGAACTCGCACGTGTGATACAGAACACGAGTCTCTGTGCGTTTGGACGCGAGGCAGCCAGGCCGGTGCTCACGACGCTCGACGGTTTCGAGTCGGAGGTGGCAGCCCACGCCGAGGGTCGCTGTCCCGCAGGCACCTGTGAGGTGGACACATGA
- a CDS encoding Molybdopterin-guanine dinucleotide biosynthesis protein A (HAMAP: Molybdopterin-guanine dinucleotide biosynthesis protein A~KEGG: hla:Hlac_2224 molybdopterin-guanine dinucleotide biosynthesis protein A), with the protein MRSGVIIAGGRSTRFGDTDKAVAPLAGVPMTRRVADRLEPVVDELVVNCREDQRDAIDDALTGYGLPTSFALDREPDQGPMAGIRDGLRGADGEHAVVVACDMPFVDPEAVSYLFGRCTGAIEPPSGTDDVGEPPYDAAVPRLGDGWYQTTQAVYRPEPMADACDAALERGDRKILAPLEALSYAVVGEDELLDNTAVSTFDNVNTQEELAAAEQRLTE; encoded by the coding sequence ATGCGTTCAGGCGTCATCATCGCCGGCGGCCGCTCGACCCGGTTCGGCGACACCGACAAGGCAGTCGCGCCGCTCGCTGGCGTCCCGATGACCCGGCGGGTGGCCGACCGGCTCGAACCGGTCGTCGACGAACTCGTGGTGAACTGCCGAGAAGACCAGCGTGACGCCATCGACGACGCGCTCACGGGCTACGGCCTTCCCACGTCGTTCGCGCTGGACCGAGAGCCCGACCAGGGGCCGATGGCGGGTATCCGCGACGGGCTCCGCGGCGCCGACGGCGAACACGCCGTCGTCGTCGCCTGCGACATGCCATTCGTGGACCCCGAGGCAGTGAGCTACCTCTTTGGCCGTTGTACCGGAGCAATCGAGCCGCCGTCCGGGACCGACGATGTTGGCGAGCCACCGTACGACGCCGCGGTCCCGCGACTCGGCGACGGCTGGTATCAGACAACGCAGGCGGTCTACCGCCCAGAACCCATGGCTGACGCCTGCGACGCCGCGCTGGAGCGTGGCGACCGGAAGATCCTCGCGCCGCTGGAGGCGCTTTCCTACGCCGTCGTCGGCGAGGACGAACTCCTCGACAACACCGCGGTTTCGACGTTCGACAACGTCAACACGCAGGAAGAGCTTGCCGCCGCCGAACAGCGGCTCACGGAGTAA